Proteins encoded by one window of Arcobacter sp. LA11:
- the rpmF gene encoding 50S ribosomal protein L32 has product MAVPKRRVSHTRAAKRRTHYKITLKKPVKDSDGTWKMPHMVNPNTGEYKN; this is encoded by the coding sequence ATGGCAGTACCTAAGAGACGAGTATCTCATACTAGAGCAGCTAAAAGAAGAACTCACTATAAAATTACTTTAAAAAAACCAGTAAAAGATAGTGACGGAACTTGGAAGATGCCTCATATGGTTAACCCAAACACTGGTGAATATAAAAACTAA
- the ndk gene encoding nucleoside-diphosphate kinase, translating into MEQTLSIIKPDAVAKNVVGQILSRFEAADLRIAATKKIQLSKADAEAFYAVHAERPFFGELVEFMISGPVVVTVLEGEDAMTKNRDLMGATNPKEAAAGTIRADFAESIDANAVHGSDSLENAAVEINFFFAAREIC; encoded by the coding sequence ATGGAACAAACGTTATCAATCATCAAACCTGATGCAGTTGCTAAGAATGTTGTTGGTCAAATCTTATCTAGATTTGAAGCAGCAGATTTAAGAATCGCAGCTACAAAAAAAATCCAATTAAGTAAAGCTGACGCTGAAGCATTCTATGCTGTTCATGCAGAAAGACCTTTCTTTGGTGAGCTAGTAGAATTCATGATTTCTGGTCCAGTTGTAGTAACTGTATTAGAAGGTGAAGACGCAATGACTAAAAATAGAGACTTAATGGGAGCAACTAACCCAAAAGAAGCAGCAGCTGGTACAATCAGAGCTGATTTCGCTGAATCTATTGATGCTAATGCAGTACATGGTTCAGATTCATTAGAAAATGCAGCAGTTGAAATTAACTTTTTCTTTGCAGCAAGAGAAATTTGTTAA
- a CDS encoding 4Fe-4S dicluster domain-containing protein, translating to MAVKITDICINCDACLDECPTESIVDNDENPTGEDIYYVNAETCTECVGDNDEPACAEACPTEGCIVWDNPTTEGAVDGQPVVED from the coding sequence ATGGCAGTTAAAATTACAGATATTTGTATTAATTGTGACGCATGTTTAGATGAGTGTCCAACTGAGTCAATCGTTGATAATGATGAGAACCCAACAGGTGAGGATATTTATTATGTAAATGCTGAAACTTGTACTGAGTGTGTTGGTGATAATGATGAACCAGCATGTGCTGAAGCATGTCCAACTGAAGGTTGTATTGTATGGGATAACCCAACAACTGAAGGTGCTGTTGACGGACAACCAGTAGTTGAAGACTAA
- a CDS encoding peroxiredoxin produces the protein MLVTKKAPDFTATAVLADGQIVEDFNLYDNIGEKGAVLFFYPLDFTFVCPSEIIAFSKRIEEFESRGVSVIGVSVDSQFSHFAWRETAVENGGIGRIKYPLVADLSKQISKDYDVLFGEAVALRGSFLIDKDGTVRHATINDLPLGRNIDEMIRMVDTMLFTNEHGEVCPAGWAKGDEGMKASTEGVAEYLGKHEGDL, from the coding sequence ATGTTAGTAACAAAAAAAGCTCCAGATTTCACAGCAACAGCTGTACTTGCAGATGGTCAAATCGTTGAGGATTTTAATTTATATGATAATATTGGTGAAAAAGGTGCGGTTTTATTTTTCTACCCACTAGACTTTACTTTTGTTTGTCCATCAGAAATCATTGCATTCTCTAAAAGAATTGAAGAGTTTGAATCAAGAGGAGTTTCTGTAATTGGTGTGTCTGTTGATTCTCAATTCTCTCACTTTGCATGGAGAGAAACTGCTGTTGAAAATGGTGGAATTGGAAGAATTAAATATCCATTAGTTGCTGACCTTTCTAAGCAAATCTCTAAAGACTATGATGTATTATTTGGTGAAGCAGTTGCATTAAGAGGTTCTTTCTTAATTGACAAAGATGGTACAGTTAGACATGCAACAATCAATGATTTACCATTAGGAAGAAACATTGATGAAATGATTAGAATGGTAGATACTATGTTATTTACAAATGAGCATGGTGAAGTTTGTCCTGCAGGTTGGGCAAAAGGTGATGAAGGTATGAAAGCTTCTACTGAAGGTGTTGCAGAATACTTAGGTAAACACGAGGGTGATTTATAA
- the rho gene encoding transcription termination factor Rho: MEESKPQTKPRNSKNSNNRKARTHVPVEGYKIEQLRELPLEELLKIAKELEVENPQELKRQDLMFNILKSQIDQGGFILFTGILEIKDGGFGFLRAIDGNFSDTSNDSYVSATQIRKFALRTGDIVSGQVRPPNKESEKYNALLKIEAINYLPINESKNRPLFDNLTPLYSTERFTFEYDQNRMTGRMLDLFAPMGKGQRGLIVAQPKTGKTELLKELAHGITRNHPESHLMVLLIDERPEEVTDMQRSVKGEVYSSTFDLPAQNHVRVAEIVIEKAKRLVEMKKDVVILLDSITRLARAYNTVTPSSGKVLSGGVDANALHKPKRFFGAARNIEEGGSLTIISTALIETGSKMDEVIFEEFKGTGNSEVVLSRNAANRRIYPALDIIKSGTRKEELLLSPDILQKTWILRNAIASMDEVEALKFLYSKMQKTKDNETFFASMNE; the protein is encoded by the coding sequence ATGGAAGAGTCAAAACCTCAAACAAAACCTAGAAATTCTAAAAACTCAAATAATAGAAAAGCTAGAACTCATGTACCAGTAGAAGGTTACAAAATTGAACAACTAAGGGAACTTCCTTTAGAAGAACTTTTAAAAATAGCAAAAGAACTAGAAGTTGAAAACCCTCAAGAACTTAAACGACAAGATTTAATGTTTAATATTTTAAAATCTCAGATTGATCAAGGTGGATTTATTTTATTTACTGGAATTTTAGAGATTAAAGATGGAGGATTTGGTTTCTTAAGAGCAATTGATGGAAATTTTTCTGATACATCAAATGATTCTTATGTATCTGCAACACAGATAAGAAAGTTTGCACTTAGAACTGGTGATATTGTTTCAGGACAAGTTAGGCCTCCAAACAAAGAGAGTGAAAAATATAATGCACTTTTAAAAATTGAAGCTATTAATTATCTTCCAATTAACGAATCAAAAAATAGACCATTATTTGATAACTTAACTCCTTTATATTCTACTGAAAGATTTACATTTGAATATGACCAAAATAGAATGACAGGTAGAATGCTTGATTTATTCGCTCCAATGGGAAAAGGGCAAAGGGGTTTAATCGTTGCTCAACCAAAAACTGGTAAGACTGAATTATTAAAAGAATTAGCTCATGGTATAACTAGAAATCATCCTGAATCACACTTAATGGTTCTGTTAATTGATGAAAGACCAGAAGAAGTTACTGATATGCAAAGAAGTGTAAAAGGTGAAGTTTACTCTTCTACTTTTGACTTACCGGCACAAAACCATGTTAGAGTTGCTGAAATCGTTATTGAAAAAGCAAAAAGACTTGTTGAGATGAAAAAAGATGTAGTTATCTTACTTGATTCTATTACAAGACTTGCACGTGCTTATAATACTGTAACACCAAGTTCTGGAAAAGTTCTTTCAGGTGGGGTTGATGCAAATGCATTACATAAACCAAAAAGATTTTTTGGAGCTGCTAGAAATATAGAAGAGGGTGGTTCTTTAACTATTATCTCAACTGCGCTTATTGAAACTGGTTCAAAAATGGATGAAGTTATTTTTGAAGAGTTTAAAGGTACAGGTAACTCAGAAGTTGTATTATCTAGAAATGCAGCAAATAGAAGAATTTATCCAGCTCTTGATATTATCAAATCTGGTACAAGAAAAGAAGAGTTACTTCTTTCTCCAGACATTTTACAAAAAACTTGGATACTTAGAAATGCAATTGCTTCTATGGATGAAGTTGAAGCTCTTAAATTTTTATATTCAAAAATGCAAAAAACAAAAGATAATGAGACATTCTTTGCTTCAATGAATGAATAA
- a CDS encoding uracil-DNA glycosylase family protein: MFHHFHPYKPFLNKYTKRIIVGTLPPPRFCTKEYKEKDVLFCYGSQDGLLWQALDKIFDLKLVYNRSDFAIDQRKDFLIKNRLGICDIVDSCQREKVDASDIGMKDVLLRDILAYLKKYQMIDTIIFTGGYCKNSPEYFLRKVLKEKNIKFEIVDENIPKVHKFEYDNRIFKTISLTSPSNAANRSIGANPYYKEQKQKNKNYTTFDFRVEQYEKVFKSL; the protein is encoded by the coding sequence ATGTTTCATCACTTTCATCCATATAAACCTTTTTTAAATAAATATACAAAAAGAATCATAGTAGGAACTCTTCCTCCTCCTAGATTTTGTACTAAAGAATATAAAGAAAAAGACGTTCTTTTCTGCTATGGTTCACAAGATGGACTTTTATGGCAAGCACTAGATAAAATATTCGATTTAAAACTTGTTTATAATCGTTCAGATTTTGCAATTGATCAAAGAAAAGATTTTTTAATAAAAAACAGACTTGGTATATGTGATATAGTTGATTCATGCCAAAGAGAAAAAGTCGATGCAAGTGATATTGGTATGAAAGATGTATTACTCAGAGATATTCTAGCTTATCTTAAAAAATATCAGATGATTGATACTATAATTTTTACTGGTGGGTATTGTAAAAACTCGCCAGAATACTTTTTACGAAAAGTTTTAAAAGAAAAAAATATTAAATTTGAAATTGTAGATGAAAATATTCCAAAAGTTCATAAATTTGAATATGATAATAGAATATTTAAAACTATAAGTCTAACTTCTCCCTCAAATGCAGCAAATAGAAGTATTGGTGCAAATCCTTATTATAAAGAGCAAAAACAAAAAAATAAAAACTACACAACCTTTGATTTTAGAGTTGAACAATATGAAAAAGTTTTTAAATCTCTCTAA
- a CDS encoding ATP-binding protein, with product MSNRLNVIIFSSVLLVILLFLSATILDTKYEERLFKIQTKNLEDSIKEEYKKRLKESIIHTIGFVDSTYTHYLKMQENLTNEKKEKLTPKFEELFIIDVKNYLYHNVFDKTRYTWVNKVINFEGGENYAIRLIHPNLKKTEGKLLSTKTKDIKGNFPYFEELEGVKKNEEIFFTYFFKQLNSDEITGKLSYAKLYKKLNWIIATGIPLNSLNKDILTKHEKLKKDYDKHIVDMYSFRIVIVILFIIILFFLRKKLNETLEENKKLNNKLEEKLKDAQTNLNKFFELPINLLVVTNLEGKILQINSGWSKILGYKKEELIDANFIDLIHSADKEKTLDEFLNLAKGVTTFYFENRYKHKNGSYKTLAWSANSIPENGLIYAAAHDITELKDKSNLIYQQSKMAAIGEMTANIAHQWRQPLSIISTASSGVLVKKMINDLDDKFLIDTMNQITESTQYLSDTIEDFRNFYSPNKEKSIFELDSLIEKTLNLLRKRFENDKIEIIINIDKIEINSYENELLQVIINLLNNARDQLIKTNIDKKLIFIDAYIKNNKIYVEITDNGEGIDEEILNRIFEPYFTTKEKSLGTGIGLYMSEEIVTKHLRGELYVKNTEYTYKNNTYNGAKFTIIIDLTK from the coding sequence ATGTCAAATAGATTAAATGTTATTATATTTTCATCAGTACTTCTTGTTATCCTATTATTTCTAAGTGCAACTATCTTAGATACGAAGTATGAAGAAAGACTATTTAAAATACAAACTAAAAATCTTGAAGACTCTATAAAAGAAGAGTATAAAAAAAGATTAAAAGAATCGATTATACATACAATTGGATTTGTTGATTCAACTTATACTCACTATTTAAAAATGCAAGAAAATCTAACAAATGAAAAAAAAGAAAAATTAACTCCTAAATTTGAAGAACTATTTATCATTGATGTTAAAAATTATTTATATCATAATGTTTTTGATAAGACTAGATATACTTGGGTTAACAAGGTTATCAATTTTGAAGGAGGAGAGAACTATGCGATTAGATTAATTCATCCTAATTTAAAAAAAACAGAAGGTAAACTTCTCTCTACAAAAACAAAAGACATAAAAGGAAATTTTCCATACTTTGAAGAATTAGAAGGAGTAAAGAAAAATGAGGAAATATTTTTCACTTACTTTTTTAAACAGTTAAATAGTGATGAAATCACAGGAAAACTCTCTTATGCAAAACTATATAAAAAATTAAATTGGATTATTGCTACAGGTATCCCTTTAAATTCACTAAATAAAGACATCTTAACAAAACATGAAAAATTAAAAAAAGATTATGACAAACATATTGTCGATATGTACTCTTTTAGAATAGTAATTGTTATTCTATTTATTATTATTCTATTTTTTCTAAGAAAAAAACTAAATGAAACATTGGAAGAAAACAAAAAATTAAATAATAAACTAGAAGAAAAACTAAAAGATGCACAAACCAATTTAAACAAATTTTTTGAGCTACCTATAAACTTACTTGTTGTTACCAACCTTGAGGGTAAAATACTACAAATAAACTCTGGTTGGAGTAAAATATTAGGCTATAAAAAAGAAGAACTCATTGATGCAAATTTTATAGACTTAATCCATTCTGCTGATAAAGAAAAGACCTTGGATGAATTTTTAAACTTAGCAAAAGGTGTTACTACATTTTATTTTGAAAATAGATATAAACATAAAAACGGTTCTTATAAAACCCTTGCATGGTCTGCAAACTCAATTCCTGAAAATGGTTTGATTTACGCAGCAGCCCATGATATAACGGAGCTAAAAGATAAATCAAATTTAATTTACCAACAATCAAAAATGGCAGCAATTGGAGAGATGACTGCAAATATAGCACACCAATGGAGACAACCTCTTAGTATAATAAGTACAGCTTCTTCTGGAGTTTTAGTTAAAAAAATGATAAATGACTTAGATGATAAGTTTCTAATTGATACCATGAATCAAATTACTGAATCTACTCAATACTTATCCGACACAATTGAAGACTTTAGAAATTTCTATTCTCCAAACAAAGAAAAAAGCATATTTGAATTAGATAGTTTAATAGAAAAAACTCTAAATCTATTAAGAAAGCGTTTTGAAAATGATAAAATTGAAATCATTATAAATATTGATAAAATTGAAATAAATAGTTACGAAAATGAACTTTTACAAGTAATAATCAATCTTTTAAATAATGCAAGAGATCAGCTAATAAAAACAAATATAGATAAAAAACTCATATTTATTGATGCATACATTAAAAATAATAAAATATATGTTGAAATAACTGACAATGGGGAAGGAATTGATGAAGAAATACTAAATAGAATTTTTGAACCATATTTTACTACAAAAGAAAAATCATTAGGTACAGGTATTGGTCTTTATATGAGTGAAGAGATTGTTACAAAACATTTAAGAGGTGAACTTTATGTAAAAAATACTGAGTATACTTATAAAAATAATACTTATAATGGTGCGAAGTTTACTATTATAATAGATTTAACAAAATAA
- a CDS encoding P-loop NTPase fold protein: MEIIKQKVENEKYKNKYLTVWFNAWQYEKEEHPIVPLIAVIIKALQNEKGEIKKGFEKFVDVLRSVAYGFSMETTNKDVLGNELKMQLNSKDMMDKYEQLVASALLDKSLYFNAFEKLETLDELGNKRIIVFIDDLDRCLPPNAIKLLESIKLVLSQKGFVFILGVAKEVLEGHLNHKYAKEFGIEGGNHGKAYLEKMIQLPFTLPKFTQKVDSLVDSLFAKVEHKDDVSNIKEVITAIAIHSKVTPRLLVRLINQAKIHAEIDKELENLEIYNDMYAAFVFVLLFDTLYENEYKIFSVLTEESLSKVLKEVKFHKKTYDLSKNISNIANKTFKSFSGIDFETTQKEEDLNDDLSIAVKAIKDNSCLEKLLLSKIGQDWLGNIDLRERTIEFVDIATNTSDEEIKKQEEKRLKNQSLEDIKNEQERLFEKVVDDKTFNKEILNIDSNEPLYKTLFVKVTDEEGKEFEISKFLVTNKWFREFIPNHNLENKHDYKPVGKVSYNEAIKFCEWLEDEYYSYSIPSKTQLEYLMKSANKYVKYPWGDKFDSKKCNNGNIGLESTSIVGAFSRYGGDSQIEGIKNQICDLTGNVLKWTSTNLKNEEKIKILKGGSCTLFREEYFSALCNGNQEIDTKYNGIGFYIIRTKK; encoded by the coding sequence TTGGAAATAATTAAACAAAAAGTTGAAAATGAAAAATATAAAAATAAATATTTAACTGTTTGGTTTAATGCATGGCAATATGAAAAAGAGGAACATCCTATAGTTCCCTTAATAGCTGTTATAATAAAAGCTTTACAAAATGAAAAAGGTGAAATTAAAAAAGGCTTTGAAAAGTTTGTAGATGTCTTAAGGAGTGTGGCATATGGCTTTTCTATGGAGACAACAAATAAAGATGTTTTAGGAAATGAATTAAAAATGCAATTAAATTCAAAAGATATGATGGATAAATATGAACAATTAGTTGCATCTGCTTTACTTGATAAAAGCTTATATTTTAATGCTTTTGAAAAATTAGAAACTCTTGATGAATTAGGAAATAAAAGAATAATTGTATTTATAGATGATTTAGATCGGTGCTTACCTCCCAATGCGATTAAATTACTCGAGAGTATAAAACTTGTTTTATCTCAAAAAGGATTTGTATTTATTTTGGGTGTAGCAAAAGAAGTTTTAGAAGGACATTTAAATCATAAATATGCAAAAGAGTTTGGTATAGAAGGAGGAAATCATGGAAAAGCGTATTTAGAAAAAATGATACAACTTCCTTTTACTCTTCCGAAGTTTACTCAAAAAGTTGATAGTTTAGTTGATAGTTTGTTTGCTAAAGTTGAACATAAAGATGATGTAAGCAATATAAAGGAAGTTATAACTGCAATTGCTATACATAGTAAAGTAACTCCTAGACTTTTAGTGAGGCTTATAAATCAAGCAAAAATACATGCTGAAATAGATAAAGAATTAGAAAATCTAGAAATATATAATGATATGTATGCTGCTTTTGTATTTGTACTTTTATTTGATACATTATATGAAAATGAATATAAAATATTTTCTGTATTAACAGAAGAATCATTAAGTAAGGTTTTAAAAGAAGTAAAATTTCATAAAAAAACTTATGATTTGTCAAAAAATATATCAAATATTGCAAATAAAACGTTTAAATCGTTTAGTGGTATAGATTTTGAAACTACGCAAAAAGAAGAAGATTTAAATGATGATTTATCTATTGCTGTAAAAGCGATAAAAGATAATTCTTGTTTAGAAAAATTATTGTTAAGTAAGATAGGACAAGATTGGTTAGGAAATATTGATTTACGAGAGAGAACTATTGAATTTGTTGATATAGCAACAAATACTAGTGATGAAGAAATTAAAAAGCAAGAGGAAAAAAGACTAAAAAATCAAAGTTTAGAAGATATAAAAAATGAACAAGAAAGGCTTTTTGAAAAAGTAGTTGATGATAAAACTTTTAACAAAGAGATTTTGAATATTGATAGTAATGAACCTTTATATAAAACTTTATTTGTAAAAGTTACTGATGAAGAGGGAAAAGAATTTGAAATATCAAAGTTTTTAGTGACAAATAAATGGTTTAGAGAATTTATCCCAAATCATAATCTTGAGAATAAACATGATTATAAACCAGTAGGAAAGGTTTCATATAATGAAGCAATAAAATTTTGTGAATGGTTAGAAGATGAATATTATAGTTATTCTATTCCTTCAAAGACTCAATTAGAATATTTAATGAAAAGTGCAAATAAATATGTAAAGTATCCTTGGGGAGATAAATTTGATAGCAAGAAATGTAATAATGGTAATATAGGTTTAGAAAGTACATCAATAGTTGGAGCTTTCTCTAGATATGGAGGAGACAGTCAAATTGAAGGTATAAAAAATCAAATATGTGATTTAACAGGAAATGTTTTAAAGTGGACGAGTACTAATTTAAAAAATGAAGAAAAAATAAAAATTCTAAAAGGTGGTTCTTGTACATTATTTAGAGAAGAATATTTCTCAGCCTTATGTAATGGTAATCAAGAAATTGATACTAAATATAATGGTATAGGTTTTTATATTATCAGAACTAAAAAATAG